A single genomic interval of Melanotaenia boesemani isolate fMelBoe1 chromosome 4, fMelBoe1.pri, whole genome shotgun sequence harbors:
- the scoca gene encoding short coiled-coil protein A isoform X1, whose protein sequence is MKFSCYHHHHFPSLHQHSSLFTGDSFFYLESRSAALYTKQENEVFIMNCDIDGDMENQVEMEEKTRLINQVLELQHTLEDLSARVDAVKEENLKLKSENQVLGQYIENLMSASSVFQTTDTKGKRK, encoded by the exons ATGAAGTTCAGctgttatcatcatcatcattttcctTCTCTTCATCAGCACAGTAGTCTGTTTACAGGAGACTCGTTTTTTTATT TGGAAAGCAGATCTGCAGCCCTGTATACTAAGCAGGAGAACGAAGTTTTCATTATGAACTGCGACATAGACG gagacatggagaaccaggtggagatggaggagaagacaAGGTTGATAAACCAAGTTTTGGAACTTCAACACACACtggaag ACCTCTCTGCACGGGTTGATGCAGTCAAAGAGGAGAACTTGAAGTTAAAGTCTGAGAACCAGGTCCTGGGTCAGTACATCGAGAACCTTATGTCAGCATCCAGCGTCTTCCAGACCACCGACACCAAGGGCAAGCGGAAGTGA
- the scoca gene encoding short coiled-coil protein A isoform X4 has translation MNCDIDDMENQVEMEEKTRLINQVLELQHTLEDLSARVDAVKEENLKLKSENQVLGQYIENLMSASSVFQTTDTKGKRK, from the exons ATGAACTGCGACATAGACG acatggagaaccaggtggagatggaggagaagacaAGGTTGATAAACCAAGTTTTGGAACTTCAACACACACtggaag ACCTCTCTGCACGGGTTGATGCAGTCAAAGAGGAGAACTTGAAGTTAAAGTCTGAGAACCAGGTCCTGGGTCAGTACATCGAGAACCTTATGTCAGCATCCAGCGTCTTCCAGACCACCGACACCAAGGGCAAGCGGAAGTGA
- the scoca gene encoding short coiled-coil protein A isoform X3, giving the protein MNCDIDGDMENQVEMEEKTRLINQVLELQHTLEDLSARVDAVKEENLKLKSENQVLGQYIENLMSASSVFQTTDTKGKRK; this is encoded by the exons ATGAACTGCGACATAGACG gagacatggagaaccaggtggagatggaggagaagacaAGGTTGATAAACCAAGTTTTGGAACTTCAACACACACtggaag ACCTCTCTGCACGGGTTGATGCAGTCAAAGAGGAGAACTTGAAGTTAAAGTCTGAGAACCAGGTCCTGGGTCAGTACATCGAGAACCTTATGTCAGCATCCAGCGTCTTCCAGACCACCGACACCAAGGGCAAGCGGAAGTGA
- the scoca gene encoding short coiled-coil protein A isoform X2: MKFSCYHHHHFPSLHQHSSLFTGDSFFYLESRSAALYTKQENEVFIMNCDIDDMENQVEMEEKTRLINQVLELQHTLEDLSARVDAVKEENLKLKSENQVLGQYIENLMSASSVFQTTDTKGKRK; the protein is encoded by the exons ATGAAGTTCAGctgttatcatcatcatcattttcctTCTCTTCATCAGCACAGTAGTCTGTTTACAGGAGACTCGTTTTTTTATT TGGAAAGCAGATCTGCAGCCCTGTATACTAAGCAGGAGAACGAAGTTTTCATTATGAACTGCGACATAGACG acatggagaaccaggtggagatggaggagaagacaAGGTTGATAAACCAAGTTTTGGAACTTCAACACACACtggaag ACCTCTCTGCACGGGTTGATGCAGTCAAAGAGGAGAACTTGAAGTTAAAGTCTGAGAACCAGGTCCTGGGTCAGTACATCGAGAACCTTATGTCAGCATCCAGCGTCTTCCAGACCACCGACACCAAGGGCAAGCGGAAGTGA